In Ailuropoda melanoleuca isolate Jingjing chromosome 7, ASM200744v2, whole genome shotgun sequence, one genomic interval encodes:
- the LOC105239932 gene encoding nascent polypeptide-associated complex subunit alpha, muscle-specific form-like isoform X1: MLTSTHELGVFRQQRFILSQVWGGKSETEASQGMFPAEVLGFPPASPHSCPCWQSSAVLGFSASLVLWSPHVPLLRTEVMGGGPAALQADLVSTRSHLRGPRGRQNHTAREACVQTGAKSPGFPLKDPPRACGSPGSHQFLVASSVGDESPREKGGRERTVKEGGQGTACQSVLPQVPAQPAPPSLDLCSWVTSSHKPPVLTPPERDSGTVPPCPTHSGLASSLLLPGAQAPPGEPPRREALGSCPAPAPSTAGRCPTDTLKSGKPIPLHAEPSDLLHTPAQIPPAAPPARAGSAQVAIQHGTRCINSWVRGPAPQTDRRRGGQAGRQAGCGSLGRGTWHQVPWDPQGLGSRAVGGTELLELLPGLAGGAGTPACSSLALTPRLVVLSGKLPLAQPRS; this comes from the coding sequence ATGCTCACAAGTACCCATGAACTTGGCGTCTTCAGACAACAGAGGTTTATTCTCTCCCAGGTCTGGGGTGGAAAGTCTGAAACGGAGGCGTCACAGGGCATGTTCCCTGCAGAGGTTCTGGGGTTCCCTCCcgcctctccccactcctgcccctgctGGCAGTCCTCCGCAGTCCTgggcttctctgcttctctggtcCTGTGGTCTCCCCATGTCCCTCTCCTCAGGACAGAAGTCATGGGAGGAGGGCCCGCCGCGCTCCAGGCTGACCTCGTCTCAACGCGATCACATCTGCGAGGGCCTCGTGGCAGGCAGAACCACACAGCAAGGGAGGCCTGCGTGCAGACAGGAGCGAAGTCACCCGGATTTCCACTGAAGGACCCGCCACGGGCCTGCGGCTCACCAGGCAGTCACCAATTCCTTGTGGCATCTTCAGTGGGCGATGAGTCCCCacgggagaagggagggagggagaggacagtgaaggagggagggcagggaactGCCTGCCAGAGCGTTCTTCCCCAGGTCCCTGCAcagcctgcccctccttccctggacCTCTGCTCCTGGGTCACCTCCTCGCACAAGCCTCCTGTACTGACCCCGCCCGAACGGGACTCTGGCACTgtgcctccctgccccacacactCCGGCCTAGcgtcctctcttctcctccctggaGCTCAAGCACCACCCGGAGAGCCTCCGAGAAGGGAAGCTCTCGGTTCCTGTCCCGCACCAGCGCCAAGCACAGCGGGAAGGTGCCCCACAGACACACTCAAGTCTGGGAAACCCATCCCACTGCATGCAGAACCCAGCGACCTCCTCCACACCCCTGCTCAAATCCCTCCAGCAGCTCCCCCTGCCCGGGCTGGGTCAGCTCAGGTGGCCATTCAGCACGGAACCAGGTGTATTAACAGCTGGGTGAGGGGCCCAGctccacagacagacagacggcgGGGcggacaggcaggcaggcaggcaggctgcgGCAGCCTAGGACGAGGCACATGGCATCAGGTTCCCTGGGACCCTCAGGGCCTCGGCAGCAGGGCCGTGGGAGGAACGGAGCTCTTGGAGCTCCTGCCCGGGCTGGCCGGCGGAGCAGGGACACCTGCGTGTTCTTCCCTCGCATTAACTCCGAGGCTCGTTGTCCTAAGTGGGAAACTGCCGTTAGCACAGCCACGCTCCTGA
- the LOC105239932 gene encoding nascent polypeptide-associated complex subunit alpha, muscle-specific form-like isoform X2, with the protein MGGGPAALQADLVSTRSHLRGPRGRQNHTAREACVQTGAKSPGFPLKDPPRACGSPGSHQFLVASSVGDESPREKGGRERTVKEGGQGTACQSVLPQVPAQPAPPSLDLCSWVTSSHKPPVLTPPERDSGTVPPCPTHSGLASSLLLPGAQAPPGEPPRREALGSCPAPAPSTAGRCPTDTLKSGKPIPLHAEPSDLLHTPAQIPPAAPPARAGSAQVAIQHGTRCINSWVRGPAPQTDRRRGGQAGRQAGCGSLGRGTWHQVPWDPQGLGSRAVGGTELLELLPGLAGGAGTPACSSLALTPRLVVLSGKLPLAQPRS; encoded by the coding sequence ATGGGAGGAGGGCCCGCCGCGCTCCAGGCTGACCTCGTCTCAACGCGATCACATCTGCGAGGGCCTCGTGGCAGGCAGAACCACACAGCAAGGGAGGCCTGCGTGCAGACAGGAGCGAAGTCACCCGGATTTCCACTGAAGGACCCGCCACGGGCCTGCGGCTCACCAGGCAGTCACCAATTCCTTGTGGCATCTTCAGTGGGCGATGAGTCCCCacgggagaagggagggagggagaggacagtgaaggagggagggcagggaactGCCTGCCAGAGCGTTCTTCCCCAGGTCCCTGCAcagcctgcccctccttccctggacCTCTGCTCCTGGGTCACCTCCTCGCACAAGCCTCCTGTACTGACCCCGCCCGAACGGGACTCTGGCACTgtgcctccctgccccacacactCCGGCCTAGcgtcctctcttctcctccctggaGCTCAAGCACCACCCGGAGAGCCTCCGAGAAGGGAAGCTCTCGGTTCCTGTCCCGCACCAGCGCCAAGCACAGCGGGAAGGTGCCCCACAGACACACTCAAGTCTGGGAAACCCATCCCACTGCATGCAGAACCCAGCGACCTCCTCCACACCCCTGCTCAAATCCCTCCAGCAGCTCCCCCTGCCCGGGCTGGGTCAGCTCAGGTGGCCATTCAGCACGGAACCAGGTGTATTAACAGCTGGGTGAGGGGCCCAGctccacagacagacagacggcgGGGcggacaggcaggcaggcaggcaggctgcgGCAGCCTAGGACGAGGCACATGGCATCAGGTTCCCTGGGACCCTCAGGGCCTCGGCAGCAGGGCCGTGGGAGGAACGGAGCTCTTGGAGCTCCTGCCCGGGCTGGCCGGCGGAGCAGGGACACCTGCGTGTTCTTCCCTCGCATTAACTCCGAGGCTCGTTGTCCTAAGTGGGAAACTGCCGTTAGCACAGCCACGCTCCTGA